The Gopherus evgoodei ecotype Sinaloan lineage chromosome 8, rGopEvg1_v1.p, whole genome shotgun sequence genome includes a region encoding these proteins:
- the LOC115656603 gene encoding uricase-like isoform X2: protein MQQPAVCHLPNEDLEILNVEYGKNMIKLLRIRRDGKKHCIKEVEACVHLRLDSVNEYSQGDNSAVIPTDTMKNAVLALAKCNGIETIEQFALDICNYFISSYCHVMYVKAYIQEAPWRRLEQNGVPHAHSFIFVPEGIRFCEVERCQDGCPLISSGIKDLKLKKTTQSGFEGFHRDKYTTLPETTDRILSAELFCKWYYGKCQDIDFDCVWDIVHDSVLEAFSGPPDCGEYSPSYQKTVNDIQMLILARVPQIEETEVILNNIHYFVTDLKKLGLANEKEVLIPVETPYGSCTCVLRRKKCLEEQA from the exons AATGAAGATTTGGAAATCTTAAATGTTGAATATGGAAAGAACATGATTAAGCTTCTTCGCATTAGAAGAGATGGCAAGAAACACTGCATTAAAGAAGTGGAGGCTTGTGTACATCTTAGACTGGATTCTGTCAATGAGTACTCGCAGGGAGACAATTCTGCTGTTATCCCTACTGACACCATGAAGAATGCCGTCCTTGCTTTGGCAAAATGCAACGGG ATTGAAACTATAGAACAATTTGCCCTGGATATCTGCAATTACTTCATTTCATCATATTGCCATGTGATGTACGTCAAGGCCTATATTCAAGAGGCACCATGGCGGCGTCTAGAACAG AATGGAGTTCCCCATGCCCATTCCTTTATCTTTGTTCCTGAAGGAATTCGCTTTTGTGAAGTTGAACGGTGTCAGGATG GTTGTCCACTTATTTCTTCTGGAATTAAAGATCTGAAACTTAAGAAAACAACACAGTCTGGCTTTGAAGGCTTCCACAGGGACAAATACACCACACTGCCTGAGACGACTGATAGGATTTTAAGTGCAGAATTATTCTGCAAGTGGTACTATGGCAAGTGCCAAGATATTGACTTTGACTGTGTATG GGATATTGTTCACGACAGTGTCCTTGAGGCATTTTCTGGGCCACCTGACTGTGGGGAATACTCACCCTCTTACCAGAAGACTGTCAATGATATTCAGATGCTCATCCTGGCAAGAGTTCCTCAG ATAGAGGAGACTGAAGTCATCTTGAACAACATTCACTATTTTGTCACAGACTTGAAGAAACTGGGACTGGCCAATGAAAAGGAG GTTCTGATCCCGGTGGAGACTCCGTATGGTTCTTGTACATGCGTACTCCGTCGGAAGAAGTGCTTAGAAGAGCAAGCCTAA